From a single Brassica napus cultivar Da-Ae chromosome C9, Da-Ae, whole genome shotgun sequence genomic region:
- the LOC106435137 gene encoding CASP-like protein 1C1 translates to MAKLTKRIGALVLRLAAFGAALAALIVMVTSRERASFFAVSLEAKYTDMAAFKYFVIANAVVSVYSFLVLFLPKESLLWKFVVVLDLLMTMLLTSSISAALAVAQVGKKGNANAGWLPICGQVPKFCDQVTGALIAGFVALVLYVLLLLYSLHSVVDPFLLQKS, encoded by the exons ATGGCGAAGTTGACAAAGAGAATAGGTGCGCTTGTGCTGCGGTTAGCGGCCTTTGGGGCGGCTCTCGCTGCTTTGATAGTTATGGTCACTAGCCGCGAGAGAGCTTCCTTCTTTGCCGTCTCTCTTGAAGCTAAGTACACCGATATGGCCGCCTTTAA GTATTTTGTGATCGCAAACGCTGTCGTGAGTGTTTACAGCTTTctagttctgtttcttcctaAGGAGAGTTTACTGTGGAAGTTCGTCGTCGTCTTGGATTTG TTGATGACAATGCTACTAACGTCAAGCATATCAGCGGCCTTAGCGGTGGCGCAAGTGGGAAAGAAAGGAAACGCAAACGCAGGTTGGCTTCCAATTTGCGGCCAAGTTCCAAAGTTTTGCGATCAGGTCACCGGAGCTCTCATTGCCGGCTTCGTCGCACTCGTCCTCTACGTCTTGTTACTCTTATACTCTCTTCACTCCGTCGTCGATCCTTTTCTTCTCCAGAAATCTTGA
- the LOC106435142 gene encoding thioredoxin M2, chloroplastic isoform X1 → MAAAFICTSLPPLSLRSETKAASSSLSSRRLFAVSPESGGLRIRLSQSPSSLTSIQPRAPRLRRGVVVCEAQETTTDIVSIVNDSTWDSLVLEADGPVLVDFWAPWCGPCKMIDPLVNELAQQYTGKVKFYKLNTDDSPSTPSKYNVRSIPTIMIFVDGEKKDAIIGAVPKSTLTSSIDKFLQ, encoded by the exons ATGGCTGCTGCTTTCATCTGTACCTCTCTCCCTCCCCTTTCTCTCCGTTCAGAGACCAAAGCCGCATCCTCCTCACTCTCATCTCGCCGTCTCTTCGCCGTGTCGCCGGAATCAGGAGGATTGAGAATCCGTCTTTCTCAGTCGCCGTCCTCGTTGACCTCGATCCAACCTAGGGCTCCTCGATTGCGAAGAGGCGTCGTCGTCTGCGAAGCTCAGGAAACCACTACTGACA TAGTTTCAATAGTGAACGACTCGACGTGGGATTCTCTGGTTCTCGAGGCGGACGGACCCGTGCTTGTCGACTTCTGGGCACCATGGTGTGGACCTTGCAAAATGATTGACCCGCTCGTTAATGAGCTAGCACAACAGTACACCGGGAAGGTCAAGTTCTACAAACTAAACACCGACGACTCTCCTTCAACCCCAAGCAAGTACAATGTTAGAAGCATCCCAACGATCATGATCTTTGTCGATGGCGAGAAGAAGGACGCAATCATAGGTGCAGTGCCCAAATCCACACTCACATCTAGCATTGACAAGTTCTTGCAATGA
- the LOC106435138 gene encoding protein ACCELERATED CELL DEATH 6, translating to MDPETYRAVVMGKVQDLEKILQENEIPVLDQVTFQGNTILHLAAIYGHDHLVRRILDHELNVLRSWNPNIVGNFAPSFSHYQTLLVRQNSEGNLALHVAAAAGHELIVDYLVESLRRLPQDRNIVVRSEQILVGNIFSVSNNDGFTALHLALKGNHVAVSLQLVREDQSTCFLLDKEGVSPLYMAAEAGHVSLVEHMLHGLNASFVGKSVVCAALKSKDLDVLRAILESDSDLVDSRDEYGRTPLAFAASIGYDIGVEHMLTRFGSSTQIAYIKSEDGSFPIHSACAASRKTRNAALKVILKHHPDTIEMLNSQGQNVLHVAAENGNAGAVGYLLRKADVKRLINEQDLEGNTPLHLASINSHPKVVSLFIHDSRVELKVLNHKGFTTLDAAEEYMAAIPSLQQWLIWVALVSAGTTRAPRVHLKADSPTTEEDFTLKMYKDRVNTLLVVATLVATMAFAAGLSVPLGYNSTEFKSNVKHSYKESAFNAFVICNSIAVYSAVISTVALIGTQLADMKCMLTTFKFIVPLLGFSIISMSLAFVAGLYLVLGQHHWLAVFVLASGGFYLMALLLLIIPYASPYTFSPLVFRYFLRFPFSMLVFFVYWRDGTDGECSSRVFRWSFIG from the exons atggatCCTGAGACATATAGGGCAGTGGTTATGGGTAAGGTGCAAGATCTTGAAAAGATTTTGCAGGAAAATGAGATTCCTGTTCTTGATCAGGTCACTTTTCAAGGAAACACAATCCTGCATCTTGCTGCCATCTATGGTCATGACCACTTAGTGCGGCGTATTCTTGACCATGAGCTAAACGTTCTTAGAAGTTGGAACCCTAACATAGTTGGTAACTTTGCTCCCAGTTTCTCCCATTATCAAACTCTTCTTGTGAGACAGAACTCAGAAGGAAACCTTGCTCTCCATGTAGCAGCTGCTGCAGGACACGAGCTTATAGTTGACTATCTCGTTGAGTCTCTGAGGCGGCTTCCTCAAGATAGAAACATTGTGGTTAGATCAGAGCAGATACTAGTTGGTAATATTTTCAGCGTCTCTAACAATGATGGGTTTACTGCATTGCACCTCGCCTTGAAAGGGAACCATGTAGCTGTTTCTTTGCAGCTTGTTCGGGAAGATCAGAGCACTTGTTTTCTTTTGGACAAGGAGGGTGTATCTCCATTGTATATGGCTGCTGAAGCTGGTCATGTTTCACTTGTAGAGCATATGTTACATGGTTTGAACGCAAGCTTTGTTGGCAAGTCTGTGGTGTGTGCTGCATTGAAAAGCAAGGATCTCGATGTTCTAAGAGCTATATTGGAGAGTGACTCAGATCTTGTAGACTCTAGGGATGAATATGGAAGAACTCCACTTGCTTTTGCAGCATCCATTGGATATGACATAGGGGTTGAGCATATGCTAACCAGATTTGGAAGTTCTACACAGATTGCTTACATAAAGAGTGAAGATGGTTCTTTCCCTATCCACTCAGCTTGCGCTGCAAGTCGCAAGACTCGCAACGCAGCTCTCAAGGTGATATTAAAACACCACCCGGATACAATAGAGATGCTTAACTCACAAGGACAAAATGTTCTTCATGTGGCTGCTGAAAATGGGAACGCAGGAGCTGTTGGCTATCTGCTCAGAAAAGCTGACGTCAAAAGGTTAATCAATGAGCAAGATTTAGAAGGAAACACACCGTTACATTTAGCCAGCATCAATTCTCATCCCAAGGTTGTGAGTCTCTTCATACATGATAGCAGAGTTGAGTTGAAAGTATTGAATCACAAAGGGTTCACTACTTTGGATGCAGCAGAGGAGTATATGGCTGCAATTCCTTCACTCCAACAG TGGTTGATATGGGTGGCATTGGTGTCTGCTGGTACCACTAGAGCCCCACGTGTTCATCTGAAAGCAGACAGTCCTACCACAGAAGAAGACTTCACATTAAAAATGTACAAAGACAGAGTCAACACTCTTCTTGTGGTGGCAACACTTGTGGCTACAATGGCTTTTGCTGCTGGCTTGAGTGTGCCGCTAGGTTACAACAGCACAGAGTTCAAGTCAAATGTGAAGCATTCATACAAAGAATCTGCGTTTAATGCCTTCGTCATCTGTAACAGCATTGCCGTCTATAGTGCTGTTATATCGACAGTTGCACTTATAGGGACACAGTTGGCTGACATGAAGTGCATGCTGACTACTTTCAAGTTTATTGTGCCACTTCTTGGGTTTTCTATTATCTCCATGTCTTTGGCTTTTGTCGCAGGCTTATACTTGGTTCTAGGACAGCATCATTGGCTTGCAGTATTTGTCTTGGCTTCAGGCGGTTTCTATCTCATGGCTCTGCTTCTACTCATAATCCCTTACGCTTCGCCTTATACTTTTAGTCCACTAGTTTTTCGCTATTTTTTGCGGTTTCCTTTTTCCATGTTGGTTTTCTTTGTGTACTGGAGAGATGGCACTGATGGGGAATGTTCTTCACGAGTTTTCCGTTGGTCATTTATTGGTTAA
- the LOC106435119 gene encoding E3 ubiquitin-protein ligase RMA1: MAMDQSFEDAYGELYGEGAFSFNNTTKPDPVTDSVPSSDDSSFDCNICLDSVQEPVVTLCGHLFCWPCIHKWLHVQSDEHQGHKQCPVCKSKVSHSTLVPLYGRGGGNSQEKDKSGDVPRRPVYKLEMANSSTDLRLSQRVRFDNRHGGYYPVSGVMSSNSLSYSPVMDPMVVMVGEMVATRLFGTRVMDRFTYPDTYNLAGTSGPRMRRQIMQADKSLGRISLFLICCVFLCLLLF; this comes from the coding sequence ATGGCCATGGACCAATCCTTTGAAGATGCTTATGGAGAACTCTATGGAGAAGGTGCATTTTCTTTCAACAACACCACCAAGCCAGACCCAGTCACAGACTCGGTTCCTTCTTCTGATGATTCCAGCTTCGACTGCAACATATGCCTAGACTCAGTGCAAGAACCGGTCGTCACCCTCTGCGGCCACCTCTTCTGCTGGCCCTGTATTCACAAATGGCTTCACGTACAGAGCGATGAGCACCAAGGGCATAAACAGTGTCCCGTTTGTAAATCCAAAGTCTCTCACTCTACTCTTGTTCCTTTGTACGGACGAGGCGGTGGCAATAGCCAGGAGAAAGATAAAAGCGGTGATGTGCCTAGGAGACCGGTTTACAAGCTCGAGATGGCGAATTCAAGTACTGATTTGCGGTTATCTCAACGGGTTCGTTTCGACAACCGGCATGGAGGTTACTACCCTGTCTCAGGGGTGATGAGTTCCAACAGTTTGTCGTACTCTCCCGTTATGGATCCGATGGTGGTGATGGTTGGAGAGATGGTAGCTACGAGGCTGTTTGGAACACGGGTGATGGATAGATTCACGTACCCGGACACTTACAATCTCGCGGGGACTAGCGGCCCGAGGATGAGAAGGCAGATCATGCAGGCTGATAAATCGCTGGGGAGAATCTCCCTCTTTTTAATATGTTGTGTGTTTCTGTGTCTTCTACTGTTTTAG
- the LOC106435142 gene encoding thioredoxin M2, chloroplastic isoform X2, with protein MAAAFICTSLPPLSLRSETKAASSSLSSRRLFAVSPESGGLRIRLSQSPSSLTSIQPRAPRLRRGVVVCEAQETTTDISIVNDSTWDSLVLEADGPVLVDFWAPWCGPCKMIDPLVNELAQQYTGKVKFYKLNTDDSPSTPSKYNVRSIPTIMIFVDGEKKDAIIGAVPKSTLTSSIDKFLQ; from the exons ATGGCTGCTGCTTTCATCTGTACCTCTCTCCCTCCCCTTTCTCTCCGTTCAGAGACCAAAGCCGCATCCTCCTCACTCTCATCTCGCCGTCTCTTCGCCGTGTCGCCGGAATCAGGAGGATTGAGAATCCGTCTTTCTCAGTCGCCGTCCTCGTTGACCTCGATCCAACCTAGGGCTCCTCGATTGCGAAGAGGCGTCGTCGTCTGCGAAGCTCAGGAAACCACTACTGACA TTTCAATAGTGAACGACTCGACGTGGGATTCTCTGGTTCTCGAGGCGGACGGACCCGTGCTTGTCGACTTCTGGGCACCATGGTGTGGACCTTGCAAAATGATTGACCCGCTCGTTAATGAGCTAGCACAACAGTACACCGGGAAGGTCAAGTTCTACAAACTAAACACCGACGACTCTCCTTCAACCCCAAGCAAGTACAATGTTAGAAGCATCCCAACGATCATGATCTTTGTCGATGGCGAGAAGAAGGACGCAATCATAGGTGCAGTGCCCAAATCCACACTCACATCTAGCATTGACAAGTTCTTGCAATGA